A window from Planococcus maritimus encodes these proteins:
- a CDS encoding LytTR family DNA-binding domain-containing protein, with product MANIVLEQVGFIIGDWIPKEASIAVAVENQYIYYKAGVHDLSIREGQPVSSGTIAARVAKEGSKVEMYVEEAVLGSAYYGIGYPIILDDQNAVLVITLPPDYVVGRKKPLAFLTGKQEDCWRPIPVDKVSHIESSQKKTWFYADEEPYCSSHTLKNLKEQLPDYFLTVHRSFIVNVHYIEEIAKDVTSNYVLTLRDGSTIPVSQNHTAEVRSRLGF from the coding sequence ATGGCAAACATTGTACTGGAACAGGTAGGATTCATCATCGGAGACTGGATTCCAAAAGAGGCATCTATCGCTGTGGCGGTGGAAAATCAGTATATCTACTATAAAGCTGGTGTTCATGATCTCTCCATAAGAGAAGGGCAACCGGTGTCATCCGGTACCATAGCGGCGCGCGTCGCAAAAGAAGGCAGCAAAGTGGAAATGTATGTTGAAGAAGCTGTTCTCGGTTCCGCTTATTATGGGATTGGCTATCCGATCATCCTCGATGACCAGAACGCTGTGCTAGTAATTACTTTGCCACCAGATTACGTGGTAGGGAGAAAAAAGCCCCTAGCATTTTTGACAGGTAAGCAAGAGGACTGTTGGCGGCCAATTCCAGTCGACAAAGTTTCCCATATTGAGAGCAGTCAAAAGAAAACCTGGTTCTATGCAGACGAAGAGCCCTATTGCTCAAGCCATACATTGAAGAACTTGAAAGAGCAATTGCCTGATTATTTCTTAACCGTCCATCGTTCGTTCATCGTCAACGTACACTATATAGAAGAAATTGCAAAAGACGTCACGTCAAATTACGTGCTGACCTTGCGTGATGGCTCCACCATCCCAGTCAGTCAAAACCATACCGCCGAGGTGCGCAGTCGCCTTGGATTTTAA